Proteins co-encoded in one Coriobacterium glomerans PW2 genomic window:
- a CDS encoding sensor histidine kinase — MRSIPLRVRLTLVSTGLILILSISLCALLNRSANAMADTIEATPTLEIGGGISSAESGTRSFSLREPPHQPRTSVDARRTYLLDSLGYLAVTVLAGFGLIWVLTGRAMRPLRELSEHMATRTAWNLCERAEIPPGRDEVASLAVSFNKMSEKLEEAFVAQKRFSQSAAHELRTPLAVLKTRLEVFRKRSSRTPAEQEALLETFSCQIDRLSRIVGDLLDLANMNEMTLHEHIYIESMIDNVCAELEDKARERGVRLVRMQHADTPSITVTGNAALLQRALADLVENAIDHGGHGIDVELSAAASDDEVSISVADHGAGIEDARKDLVFDAFYRADSSRSSSQGNVGLGLAIVRAIAEGHGGRVSLEDNPGGGCVFTLTIPLVAATRARTEDAACGTRGPD; from the coding sequence GTGAGATCCATACCGCTTCGTGTTCGTCTGACGCTTGTGAGCACCGGACTCATTCTCATCTTGAGCATCAGCCTGTGCGCCCTGCTGAACCGCTCGGCCAATGCGATGGCCGATACGATCGAGGCAACGCCGACCCTCGAGATCGGCGGTGGTATCTCGAGTGCCGAGTCTGGCACCCGCTCCTTCTCGCTGCGAGAGCCACCCCATCAACCGCGGACCTCCGTGGACGCGCGACGCACCTATCTTCTTGACAGCCTGGGATATCTCGCTGTCACCGTCCTCGCTGGTTTCGGCCTCATCTGGGTGCTCACCGGCAGAGCAATGCGGCCGCTGCGCGAACTCAGCGAGCACATGGCGACGCGCACGGCATGGAACCTATGCGAGCGCGCGGAGATTCCGCCCGGTCGCGATGAGGTGGCCTCACTCGCCGTGTCATTCAACAAGATGAGCGAGAAACTCGAGGAGGCGTTCGTCGCCCAGAAGCGATTCTCCCAGAGCGCCGCACATGAGCTGCGCACGCCACTCGCGGTCCTGAAAACGCGCCTCGAGGTCTTTCGCAAGCGCTCGTCTCGCACGCCCGCTGAGCAAGAGGCCTTGCTGGAGACGTTCTCCTGTCAGATAGATAGACTGTCCCGCATCGTCGGAGACCTGCTTGATCTGGCGAACATGAACGAGATGACACTTCACGAGCACATATACATCGAATCGATGATCGACAACGTATGCGCGGAGCTGGAGGACAAGGCCCGCGAACGCGGCGTGCGCCTCGTCAGAATGCAGCATGCGGACACTCCTTCCATAACCGTGACGGGAAACGCCGCTCTGCTGCAAAGGGCGCTCGCCGACCTCGTGGAGAACGCGATCGATCACGGCGGTCATGGCATAGATGTCGAGCTATCTGCGGCGGCGTCAGACGACGAGGTAAGCATCAGCGTAGCCGATCACGGCGCTGGTATCGAAGATGCGCGAAAGGACCTCGTCTTCGATGCCTTCTACCGCGCGGACTCATCACGCTCGAGCAGCCAGGGAAACGTCGGCCTCGGTCTGGCGATCGTGCGCGCCATCGCCGAGGGGCACGGCGGCAGGGTGTCACTCGAGGATAATCCCGGTGGCGGCTGCGTGTTCACCCTGACGATCCCCTTGGTTGCCGCCACCCGCGCGCGCACCGAAGATGCAGCGTGCGGCACCCGGGGGCCCGACTGA
- a CDS encoding MurR/RpiR family transcriptional regulator produces MMTGQTLKLKIKTMEKAFSAKEIQIASFILSDPKRASRMTINEMSEQLSMADSTIFKFTRKLGYQGFRSFRNDLLLEDFDREVSIHEHISECSGPCEIAASVFDSSIKSLTDTKAMLEEADIVAAADLIIHCERLSFYGMGGSSIVAADGFHKFMRTPIDVRYEADFHLQLMEAARLTDRDCAIAISHSGCSKQTIDIATMLEKRGCPVIAITSNPASALARASTVALVTISEETGYRSESLSSRISQLALIDTLYTMVMLHDEERSKHSLQLVREAIGTTRVER; encoded by the coding sequence ATGATGACGGGACAAACGCTCAAACTCAAGATCAAAACCATGGAGAAAGCTTTTTCCGCCAAAGAGATTCAGATTGCTTCGTTCATCCTGAGCGACCCCAAGAGAGCATCGCGCATGACCATCAACGAGATGTCAGAGCAGCTGAGCATGGCTGACTCGACGATCTTCAAATTCACGCGCAAACTCGGTTACCAAGGCTTTCGCAGTTTCAGAAATGATCTGCTTCTCGAAGACTTTGATCGGGAGGTCTCCATCCACGAACACATCTCGGAATGCTCCGGTCCATGCGAGATCGCCGCGAGCGTATTCGATTCATCGATAAAGTCTCTCACCGACACGAAAGCCATGTTGGAAGAAGCGGACATCGTTGCCGCAGCAGATCTGATCATTCACTGCGAGCGACTGTCCTTCTATGGGATGGGAGGCAGCAGCATCGTCGCGGCAGACGGGTTCCATAAGTTCATGCGAACCCCGATCGACGTGCGCTATGAGGCAGACTTCCACCTGCAGCTCATGGAAGCTGCGCGTCTCACAGATCGAGACTGCGCGATAGCCATCTCTCACAGCGGCTGCAGCAAGCAGACAATAGACATCGCGACCATGCTTGAGAAGCGGGGCTGCCCTGTGATCGCGATCACGAGCAACCCCGCCTCCGCTCTTGCACGCGCGAGCACCGTAGCTCTGGTGACGATCTCCGAAGAGACTGGATATCGCTCGGAGTCGCTCTCCTCGCGCATCTCGCAGCTCGCGCTCATCGATACCCTCTACACCATGGTGATGCTTCACGATGAGGAGCGCTCGAAGCATTCCCTGCAGCTCGTTCGAGAGGCGATCGGAACGACCCGCGTCGAGCGATGA
- the ulaG gene encoding L-ascorbate 6-phosphate lactonase, translating to MSAKCVQEVTQQSWINEVFPEWGTWLNEEIDRTEIEHGTFGMWWLTNMGVMIKSDKQTQIAIDLWCGPGKRTHDAPDMGPRHQWSRLTGGRKIQPNLRAVPMVINPFAIHRLDALLCTHFHHDHIDLNVAAAILQGVEQDIPFIGPKFVVDQWIAWGVPAERCVTVRPGDTVKVHDIEIDVCESFDRTVLITDQKGEPVPEGKEIPDMDERAVNFVVKTDAGSVYHGGDSHFATMMAEHGKRFDIDVAIVAYAENPIAVTDKMTSSDVLRAAESLGCRVVVPVHWDVWSNMLADPQEVIDLWRMRRDRMGYTFYPFAWLPGGSFIYPRDAEKIAYFHDRGFSDHHMHPTDVPYPSFL from the coding sequence ATGTCAGCGAAATGTGTCCAAGAGGTGACCCAGCAGAGCTGGATCAACGAGGTGTTTCCCGAATGGGGGACCTGGCTCAACGAAGAGATCGACCGCACGGAGATCGAGCACGGCACCTTCGGTATGTGGTGGCTCACGAACATGGGGGTCATGATCAAAAGCGACAAGCAGACACAGATCGCGATCGATCTGTGGTGCGGGCCGGGCAAGCGGACTCACGACGCACCCGATATGGGTCCGCGCCATCAGTGGTCGCGCCTGACGGGAGGGCGCAAGATCCAACCGAATCTGCGCGCCGTGCCCATGGTCATCAATCCCTTTGCGATCCATCGTCTCGATGCGCTGCTGTGCACGCACTTCCATCACGATCACATCGATCTGAATGTCGCGGCCGCCATCCTGCAGGGGGTTGAGCAGGACATACCCTTCATCGGTCCGAAGTTCGTGGTTGATCAGTGGATCGCGTGGGGCGTGCCCGCCGAGCGCTGCGTCACGGTCAGACCCGGAGACACCGTCAAGGTCCATGATATTGAGATCGATGTCTGCGAGTCGTTTGACCGGACTGTTCTGATCACCGATCAGAAGGGTGAGCCGGTGCCGGAGGGCAAGGAGATCCCCGACATGGACGAGCGCGCAGTCAACTTCGTCGTCAAAACGGATGCCGGCAGCGTCTACCACGGCGGGGACTCTCATTTTGCGACCATGATGGCTGAGCACGGCAAGAGATTCGATATCGATGTAGCGATCGTCGCCTATGCCGAGAACCCCATCGCCGTAACGGACAAGATGACTTCGTCCGATGTCCTGCGCGCTGCCGAGTCACTGGGATGCCGCGTCGTGGTTCCCGTTCATTGGGATGTATGGAGCAACATGCTTGCAGATCCGCAGGAGGTCATCGATCTGTGGCGGATGCGTCGTGATCGCATGGGCTATACGTTCTATCCGTTCGCCTGGCTGCCTGGCGGCAGCTTCATCTATCCTCGGGATGCGGAGAAGATCGCTTACTTTCATGATCGAGGATTTTCCGATCATCATATGCATCCCACGGATGTGCCCTATCCATCGTTTCTGTAG
- a CDS encoding response regulator transcription factor, which produces MRLLVVEDERDLADAIAEGLRLDGYAVETCADGQMASELLAVESYDLVILDLNLPGKDGIEILRELRESARDIKVLILSARSSVADRVNGLDSGANDYLIKPFAFEELEARIRALTHRSFTQAASVLRCGDLRLDTIGRTLRVGSREIALTRKELAVLEHLLLHRGEVVSQEDLLDHIWDRDANTFSNVVRVHVASLRKKLRAEVGDDVVKTRIGEGYYID; this is translated from the coding sequence ATGAGACTGCTTGTGGTGGAAGACGAGCGCGATCTCGCAGACGCGATCGCCGAGGGCCTGAGACTCGATGGCTACGCGGTCGAAACCTGCGCGGACGGACAGATGGCCTCCGAGCTTCTTGCCGTGGAATCCTATGATCTGGTAATCCTCGATCTCAATCTGCCCGGCAAGGACGGTATCGAGATCCTGCGCGAGCTGCGCGAGAGCGCGCGTGATATCAAGGTCCTCATCCTGTCAGCGCGCTCCTCGGTCGCTGACCGAGTGAACGGACTCGATAGCGGCGCGAATGACTATCTGATCAAACCATTCGCCTTCGAGGAGCTTGAGGCGCGCATTCGCGCGCTGACTCATAGAAGCTTCACTCAAGCCGCCTCCGTTCTTCGCTGCGGCGACCTCAGACTCGACACGATCGGCAGAACGCTTCGCGTCGGGTCGCGCGAGATCGCGCTGACGCGCAAGGAGCTTGCCGTACTCGAGCATCTCCTGCTTCACAGAGGAGAGGTCGTAAGCCAAGAGGACCTGCTCGACCACATATGGGACCGCGATGCGAACACCTTCAGCAACGTCGTGCGGGTCCATGTCGCCTCGCTGCGCAAGAAGCTGCGCGCCGAAGTGGGCGACGATGTGGTCAAAACGAGAATCGGCGAGGGCTACTATATAGATTGA
- a CDS encoding ABC transporter ATP-binding protein — MFQLSHVSKTYGGQDALHDVTLEIGGGMSYIVGPSGSGKTTLLKIMSGMDDRYEGTVSYNGQDLRTLAKRDRSRLFGQVFGFVWQDFNLIEERTVRENVELASWISAEADERAIVRAMRDMKIEKLAERPVRELSGGQKQRVAIARELVKDPEVIFADEPTSALDKRSAKATIGILRVLAKERSVVVVTHDRSLLAGSPYVYELDKGTLSQAPKPRRAAERAARERRPPRLPIAAALRMGAIAVRRNLGHTLSILLAALISASLLLSSAGTAVAGAGQSEFDRLYASYGDQLLDLSLFSSFIGAGYNNGKKSDDPNVDVDQDLSGLYEKYAQDDRVKMLMVPQPFQDIHVTVDGHEYPITSTNNVPVMNKLLAGSMPADSKGGDASDSQQIAVPESFVKKLGISNEDAIGRELDFKGSVYNWASGSPVEVPLSAHVKISGVINTDMVSDVGGSTSKYSVDDSFFFSPATLKRMREAAGMSGDAPALYLRAKSPKDLISLKNELNANGIVPTGHFEQVEKLVKMNDETSQQTGSATTVMGTLSVAVVAAVALIGAILRRREFAILNVAGYVGRRLAGALVGEFVLLAVMSAALFVVASPVVNAITQALWRVSIMRIDLIAVGALMAAGLSLLAYVITMVVASLSRPADALQRGER; from the coding sequence GTGTTTCAACTGAGTCATGTTTCCAAGACATACGGTGGGCAGGATGCGCTGCACGATGTGACGCTCGAGATCGGTGGCGGCATGAGCTACATCGTGGGCCCCTCGGGTAGCGGAAAGACCACGCTTCTCAAGATCATGAGCGGGATGGATGATCGCTACGAGGGAACGGTGAGCTATAACGGACAAGATCTCAGAACCCTTGCCAAACGCGATCGCTCCCGCCTGTTCGGACAGGTGTTCGGCTTCGTCTGGCAGGACTTCAATCTCATAGAGGAAAGGACCGTTCGCGAGAACGTAGAGCTTGCGTCCTGGATCTCCGCCGAGGCCGATGAGCGCGCCATCGTCCGGGCGATGCGCGACATGAAGATCGAGAAGCTCGCCGAGCGCCCGGTCCGCGAACTGTCCGGTGGACAGAAGCAGCGCGTCGCGATCGCCCGCGAACTGGTCAAGGACCCCGAGGTCATCTTCGCGGACGAACCGACCAGCGCGTTGGACAAGCGCTCCGCGAAAGCGACGATAGGCATCTTGCGCGTGCTGGCCAAGGAGCGCAGCGTGGTCGTCGTCACGCACGACCGCTCGCTGCTCGCGGGCAGCCCCTATGTCTATGAGCTGGACAAGGGGACGCTCTCTCAGGCACCCAAGCCCAGGCGCGCCGCCGAGCGCGCCGCGCGCGAGCGCCGGCCACCCCGGCTCCCCATCGCTGCGGCCCTGCGCATGGGTGCGATCGCCGTACGGAGGAACCTCGGCCATACGCTGTCCATCCTTCTGGCCGCGCTCATCTCCGCGTCTCTTCTGCTCTCTTCGGCGGGTACGGCGGTGGCCGGCGCCGGGCAGAGCGAGTTCGACCGTCTTTATGCCTCATATGGCGATCAGCTGCTCGACCTCAGCCTGTTCTCCTCATTCATTGGCGCGGGATACAACAACGGCAAGAAGAGCGATGATCCAAATGTGGATGTCGATCAGGATCTCTCTGGCCTCTATGAGAAATACGCGCAAGATGATCGCGTCAAGATGTTGATGGTGCCCCAGCCGTTCCAAGACATTCACGTCACCGTGGACGGCCATGAGTATCCGATCACCTCGACGAACAACGTGCCGGTGATGAACAAGCTGCTCGCCGGCTCGATGCCCGCCGACTCCAAAGGCGGCGACGCTTCCGACAGTCAGCAGATCGCCGTGCCCGAGAGCTTTGTGAAGAAACTCGGCATCTCAAACGAGGATGCGATCGGCCGTGAGCTCGATTTCAAGGGCTCTGTGTACAATTGGGCGTCCGGTTCTCCGGTCGAGGTGCCGCTGAGCGCGCACGTGAAGATCAGCGGCGTGATCAACACCGATATGGTCTCCGATGTCGGAGGTTCGACCAGCAAATACTCGGTCGATGACTCCTTCTTCTTCAGCCCCGCCACCCTCAAGCGCATGCGCGAGGCCGCCGGAATGAGCGGCGATGCGCCGGCGCTTTATCTCCGCGCCAAGAGTCCGAAGGATCTGATCTCTCTCAAAAACGAGCTCAATGCAAACGGGATCGTTCCGACCGGACATTTCGAGCAGGTTGAGAAGCTCGTCAAGATGAATGATGAGACGAGCCAGCAGACTGGATCTGCGACAACGGTCATGGGAACCCTTTCTGTCGCGGTCGTAGCCGCGGTGGCGCTGATCGGAGCGATTCTGCGCAGACGAGAGTTCGCGATCCTGAACGTTGCGGGCTATGTCGGCAGGCGACTCGCCGGTGCCCTCGTCGGGGAGTTCGTGCTGCTCGCTGTGATGTCGGCCGCGCTGTTCGTTGTCGCGTCTCCGGTGGTCAACGCTATCACACAGGCTCTATGGCGCGTCTCGATCATGCGAATCGACTTGATCGCCGTGGGTGCGCTCATGGCGGCGGGGCTCAGTTTGCTCGCCTATGTCATCACCATGGTGGTGGCTTCTCTCAGCCGGCCGGCGGACGCCCTGCAGAGAGGTGAGCGCTGA
- a CDS encoding MgtC/SapB family protein, whose protein sequence is MSVLFTLDLFARIALAALSGIIIGFERMSHFKVAGVSTHMTVGLSAALIMVVSKYGFSDSTGFAVDVSRIAAQIVSGVGFLGAGIIIQRDRTVQGLTTAANIWGTAGVGMAYGAGLYVVGIFGTASLVGFHALVHHVGRLQPEMQQTYILKLRKTSDMAHLLDASNGATKLISYDIRRFDKDSAEVEMTLLFRDDKQEQQWAEHTIARKDIVKLMKA, encoded by the coding sequence ATGAGCGTTCTATTCACATTAGACCTGTTCGCGAGGATCGCGCTTGCAGCCCTGAGTGGCATCATCATCGGGTTCGAGCGCATGAGCCACTTCAAGGTGGCCGGTGTCAGCACGCATATGACGGTAGGCCTGTCGGCTGCGCTGATCATGGTCGTATCGAAATACGGGTTCTCAGATAGCACGGGATTCGCGGTCGATGTCTCTCGTATCGCGGCCCAGATCGTCTCAGGGGTCGGTTTTCTGGGCGCGGGCATCATCATCCAGCGCGATCGCACGGTGCAGGGTCTCACGACAGCGGCAAATATCTGGGGAACCGCCGGGGTCGGAATGGCATATGGTGCCGGCCTCTATGTCGTCGGTATCTTCGGTACCGCCTCCCTCGTGGGTTTTCACGCCCTCGTGCACCATGTCGGGCGCCTGCAGCCGGAGATGCAGCAGACCTACATCCTCAAGCTCAGAAAGACCAGTGACATGGCTCATCTGCTGGATGCGAGCAACGGAGCCACCAAGCTCATCTCCTATGATATCCGCCGCTTCGACAAGGATTCAGCAGAGGTTGAGATGACGTTGCTGTTCAGAGACGACAAGCAGGAGCAGCAGTGGGCCGAGCACACGATCGCGCGAAAAGACATCGTCAAGCTCATGAAAGCCTAA
- a CDS encoding ABC transporter ATP-binding protein/permease, with translation MLELRDVTKRYGQTTVLEHVTFSFPARGLVCIMGPSGAGKSTLLNLLAGFDRDYEGEIRLDGLVLSDMDPDALCEYRRTEVGFVFQDYCLISGYTALENVLMASALNATSEEDRRARAERLLGRVGLGDKASQHAKTLSGGQKQRVAIARALMGSPTLILADEPTGALDRATSGEIMDLLCEIAHERLVVVITHDEKLLPFADDVLHIEDGRLVADGATTDAAQTSFETTEPDAIACTPEAAAAKDAQPHVADAPAPRAPVRALATAAANFRAHAPRLVAIAAIISLGLLAVLLSLSCRNVERQSIERFKQSNPVFGNGYIKGGDTAKALSKLRADGRVADSYNQYVLNDVGLSLDGKQETMAEKLPLPKATESLSYGTMPREGREEIALTPSLAKKFAANIHSLLGKQMQFDIGGTSRKLRVSGIYNAGYDDFFISSDIERDLYEGMQDQQVYSISYDVPEFDDVLPVRASLRALGFEPTDASAEVKNLSETFANVNRLFLSVAVLVCAVALFLCAVLLVRLQGSRVREMGLLSALGFRRRDVAAVIRFENLMLAGLAAVMCCVLVGLVNIVASLIAFPIEIGVAEVALSSAAAFATVLIVSALASARLLRADPARALRG, from the coding sequence ATGCTCGAACTCAGGGATGTGACGAAGCGCTACGGGCAGACGACTGTCCTGGAACACGTGACGTTCTCGTTTCCGGCACGAGGTCTCGTGTGCATCATGGGTCCTTCCGGCGCTGGAAAGTCGACGCTGTTGAACCTGCTGGCGGGATTCGACCGCGACTATGAGGGAGAGATCCGCTTAGATGGACTGGTGCTTTCGGATATGGATCCCGACGCGCTGTGCGAGTACCGCCGCACAGAGGTGGGGTTCGTCTTTCAGGACTATTGTCTGATCTCGGGCTACACGGCTCTCGAGAACGTGTTGATGGCATCAGCTCTGAACGCGACCTCAGAGGAAGACCGGCGTGCTCGCGCAGAGCGGCTCCTCGGTCGTGTGGGCTTGGGCGACAAGGCCTCGCAGCACGCGAAGACGCTATCCGGCGGGCAGAAGCAACGTGTCGCGATCGCTCGGGCGCTCATGGGATCGCCGACGCTCATTTTGGCCGATGAACCCACCGGTGCCCTCGACCGAGCGACGTCCGGTGAGATCATGGACCTGCTCTGCGAGATCGCGCATGAGAGGCTCGTGGTGGTGATCACACATGACGAGAAGCTGCTGCCCTTTGCTGACGATGTCTTGCACATCGAGGACGGACGCCTCGTCGCGGATGGTGCGACGACTGATGCCGCTCAGACGTCTTTCGAGACGACCGAACCCGATGCCATCGCCTGCACTCCGGAGGCCGCAGCCGCCAAAGATGCCCAGCCGCACGTCGCGGACGCCCCTGCACCGCGAGCCCCCGTGCGCGCGCTCGCGACGGCTGCGGCGAACTTCAGAGCCCATGCGCCCAGACTCGTCGCCATCGCCGCGATCATCTCCTTGGGGTTGCTGGCCGTTCTGCTCTCCCTGTCCTGCCGCAACGTTGAGCGCCAGTCCATCGAGCGATTCAAGCAGAGCAACCCTGTTTTCGGCAACGGCTATATCAAGGGCGGCGACACGGCGAAGGCGCTTTCAAAGCTTCGCGCCGATGGCCGCGTGGCTGACAGCTACAACCAGTATGTCCTCAATGATGTGGGCTTGAGTCTGGATGGCAAGCAGGAGACGATGGCGGAGAAGCTGCCGCTTCCGAAGGCGACCGAATCGCTGTCCTATGGCACCATGCCGCGCGAGGGGCGCGAAGAGATCGCGCTGACGCCGAGCCTCGCCAAGAAGTTCGCGGCGAACATCCACAGTCTGCTCGGCAAGCAGATGCAGTTCGACATCGGAGGCACCTCCCGCAAGCTGAGGGTGAGCGGGATCTACAACGCCGGATACGATGACTTCTTCATCAGCTCGGACATCGAGCGGGATCTGTATGAGGGCATGCAGGATCAACAGGTCTACTCAATCAGCTACGATGTTCCCGAATTCGACGATGTGCTGCCCGTGAGAGCATCGCTGCGCGCTCTGGGCTTCGAGCCCACCGACGCGTCTGCCGAGGTGAAGAACCTATCGGAGACGTTCGCCAATGTCAACCGACTCTTTCTGAGCGTCGCGGTGCTGGTTTGCGCGGTCGCGCTGTTCCTGTGCGCCGTGCTGCTCGTCAGGCTGCAGGGCTCCAGAGTCCGCGAGATGGGTCTGCTGTCCGCGCTCGGCTTTCGCCGACGGGATGTCGCTGCCGTGATACGCTTCGAGAACCTGATGCTCGCAGGTCTAGCTGCGGTGATGTGCTGTGTCCTCGTGGGTCTCGTCAACATCGTCGCATCGCTGATCGCCTTTCCGATCGAGATCGGCGTCGCGGAGGTCGCGCTCAGCTCCGCAGCGGCGTTCGCGACGGTTCTGATCGTGAGCGCGCTGGCAAGCGCGCGGCTGCTGAGGGCGGATCCCGCGCGGGCGCTCAGAGGCTGA
- a CDS encoding PTS sugar transporter subunit IIB, giving the protein MKICAVCAFGVGSSIIAKMNIEAILADEGREEIEVITVDLGSISGTDADIYVTTNELSENFPEEFKDKTVVLDNFIDRASIQQSLDPRIAALGA; this is encoded by the coding sequence ATGAAGATCTGCGCAGTCTGCGCTTTCGGAGTCGGTTCATCTATCATCGCCAAGATGAACATCGAGGCGATCCTGGCCGATGAGGGCCGCGAGGAGATCGAGGTCATCACTGTGGATCTCGGCAGCATCTCGGGCACCGATGCGGATATCTATGTGACGACCAACGAGCTATCGGAGAACTTCCCCGAGGAGTTCAAAGACAAGACGGTCGTTCTCGACAACTTCATCGACCGTGCTTCCATCCAGCAGAGCCTCGATCCGCGCATCGCGGCCTTGGGAGCCTAG
- a CDS encoding PTS sugar transporter subunit IIA, with the protein MMTRNLFEARYLQLKIHASSWQDALAKAADPLIQDGGIDTAYIDDMVEAIKKLGPYIVLAPGLALGHARPSAAVHRPCVAIATLDEPVAFGSEHNDPVDIVVIFAAVDDDAHIELLRRLVIFFNAPDSLNSLRAACTTKDALDIVCAINTGE; encoded by the coding sequence ATGATGACGCGCAATTTGTTCGAGGCCAGATATCTCCAACTCAAGATTCATGCATCCAGCTGGCAGGATGCGCTGGCCAAGGCGGCGGATCCGCTCATCCAAGACGGCGGTATCGACACCGCATACATCGATGACATGGTCGAAGCGATCAAAAAGCTCGGACCCTATATCGTGCTCGCACCCGGGCTGGCCTTGGGTCATGCACGTCCGAGCGCAGCGGTGCATCGCCCCTGCGTGGCTATCGCGACGCTGGACGAACCTGTCGCGTTTGGCAGCGAGCACAATGATCCGGTCGACATCGTGGTGATCTTCGCTGCCGTCGATGATGACGCCCACATCGAGCTTCTACGGAGACTTGTCATCTTCTTCAACGCGCCCGACAGTTTGAACAGCCTGCGGGCGGCCTGCACGACGAAGGACGCGCTGGATATCGTCTGCGCGATCAACACGGGGGAGTAG
- a CDS encoding PTS ascorbate transporter subunit IIC, protein MDALNFIVYQLLTNQVIFLGLIALVGLLLQKKKLPQTIDGVVKTVIGFLVVSSGAGIVNSSLSKVVTALNGSLGVAGVLPLNEAAGALVLSMESVGRNAVLIFLFAFLLHLLLVRLIPAKDFKNVYLTAHLALFHACFMAVTLPAVLGVDNAALVIGLGSVLNALYFTLSPAITRKLARAWTGDVITLGFNDQVGSLVATGVGRLVGSTEPAQDADKLKLPKWAIMFRDNTVVLFFLMPIIFIGMGVAVGQDGIQALAGKGPDATNWFIWLVIQAWTFTAGIVILLQGVRMFVGSIVPAFKGISDRFLPGSIPALDAPTFFPYSPMGGMFGFLGSSVGAILVCLLTIALHSPIIVFPSPIIMYFDGNVMGVFGNKAGGWKGALAAGFAGGLITSAAVILFYPLTGAVFGQGVTWSNIDYAIVWMPVMYVIKFISALFI, encoded by the coding sequence ATGGACGCTCTGAATTTCATCGTATATCAGCTTCTGACCAATCAGGTTATCTTTTTGGGACTGATCGCACTCGTGGGGCTTCTGCTGCAGAAAAAGAAGTTGCCCCAGACGATCGATGGCGTCGTGAAGACGGTCATCGGGTTTCTTGTCGTGTCCTCCGGGGCCGGCATCGTAAACAGCTCTCTTTCCAAGGTCGTGACCGCGCTCAACGGATCGCTGGGAGTGGCGGGCGTGCTGCCCCTGAATGAAGCAGCCGGTGCTCTGGTGCTGTCGATGGAGAGCGTGGGTCGCAATGCGGTGCTCATATTTCTGTTCGCCTTCCTGCTCCATCTGCTGCTCGTACGGCTCATTCCCGCCAAGGATTTCAAGAATGTCTACCTGACTGCGCATCTCGCCTTGTTCCACGCATGCTTCATGGCCGTCACGCTGCCAGCGGTGCTCGGTGTAGACAACGCCGCGCTCGTCATCGGCCTCGGCAGCGTTTTGAACGCGCTGTACTTCACGCTTTCCCCGGCCATCACTCGCAAACTGGCGCGCGCGTGGACAGGCGACGTCATCACCCTCGGGTTCAACGACCAGGTGGGCTCGCTGGTCGCGACCGGTGTCGGAAGACTCGTGGGCTCGACGGAGCCCGCTCAGGATGCGGACAAACTCAAGCTACCCAAATGGGCGATCATGTTTCGCGACAACACCGTCGTGTTGTTCTTCCTGATGCCGATCATTTTCATCGGCATGGGCGTAGCCGTCGGTCAGGACGGCATCCAAGCGCTCGCCGGCAAGGGACCGGATGCGACCAACTGGTTCATATGGCTGGTGATCCAAGCCTGGACGTTCACAGCGGGCATCGTCATTTTGCTGCAGGGCGTGCGCATGTTCGTCGGATCCATAGTTCCGGCGTTCAAAGGCATCTCTGACAGGTTTCTGCCCGGCTCCATCCCGGCGCTGGATGCTCCGACGTTCTTCCCCTATTCGCCGATGGGGGGCATGTTCGGTTTTCTCGGCTCATCGGTCGGGGCCATTCTGGTCTGTCTGCTGACGATCGCGCTGCATTCGCCGATCATCGTGTTCCCCTCACCGATCATCATGTATTTCGATGGCAACGTCATGGGCGTGTTCGGCAACAAAGCAGGTGGCTGGAAGGGCGCGCTCGCTGCGGGCTTCGCGGGAGGCTTGATCACCTCGGCCGCTGTCATACTTTTCTATCCGCTCACCGGCGCGGTCTTCGGGCAGGGTGTGACGTGGTCCAACATCGACTACGCTATTGTCTGGATGCCGGTCATGTATGTGATCAAGTTCATCTCAGCGCTGTTCATCTGA